The Nothobranchius furzeri strain GRZ-AD chromosome 6, NfurGRZ-RIMD1, whole genome shotgun sequence genome includes a region encoding these proteins:
- the LOC107393122 gene encoding prostaglandin E2 receptor EP1 subtype: protein MLAVSHFNSSASLFLPRLVNGGVGEMETMVTTLGQQENVTFDQNQTSGTIVVALSMSLGIISNIVALFILVNAYSLQRRRSKATFLLFATSLVITDFFGHVIPGALVLRLYLIGGVSPEDFDSSDGMCQFLGGSMVFFGLCPLFMGCAMAAERCLGVTKPLLHSSLVTKTRTKLCLSAIWLAALCVALLPCFQLGSYTYQEPKTWCFINVLNDTKEVDVAFVALFSGLGLASLAVAMVCNTISGLTLVLARIRRQPGSHHSAKSHDIEMVVQLVGIMVTSCICWSPLLIFALMSVKRPASTNSRSYQTLMHMGVRLAGWNQILDPWVYILLRRTVLRKIYLIVKCQAGMRGSMMGRWEKSSFPSLEQKEVSQV from the exons ATGTTAGCGGTGAGCCACTtcaactcctcagcctccctgttcCTGCCTCGCCTGGTAAATGGAGGAGTGGGGGAAATGGAAACCATGGTGACAACTTTAGGGCAGCAGGAAAATGTTACCTTTGACCAGAACCAAACCAGCGGCACCATCGTTGTTGCCTTGTCCATGTCTCTGGGCATCATCTCCAACATTGTGGCTCTCTTCATCCTGGTGAACGCTTACTCTCTGCAGCGCCGGCGCTCCAAGGCTACATTCCTCCTGTTTGCCACTTCTCTGGTGATCACAGACTTCTTCGGCCATGTGATTCCTGGCGCCCTGGTTCTGAGACTCTACCTGATTGGAGGTGTGAGCCCTGAGGACTTTGACTCCTCTGATGGCATGTGTCAGTTCCTGGGTGGCAGCATGGTGTTCTTTGGCTTGTGCCCGCTCTTTATGGGATGTGCCATGGCTGCGGAGCGATGCTTGGGTGTGACCAAACCACTGCTGCACTCATCCCTGGTCACCAAGACGCGCACCAAGCTGTGCCTATCTGCCATCTGGCTGGCAGCTCTGTGCGTGGCCTTGCTGCCCTGCTTCCAGCTGGGTTCCTACACCTACCAGGAACCAAAAACCTGGTGCTTCATCAACGTGCTCAACGACACAAAGGAAGTGGACGTGGCGTTTGTGGCGCTGTTTTCTGGACTCGGTTTGGCTTCACTGGCCGTGGCAATGGTGTGTAACACCATTAGTGGATTGACGCTGGTGCTGGCCCGGATCAGGAGGCAGCCCGGCTCCCATCACTCAGCCAAGTCTCATGACATAGAGATGGTGGTGCAGCTGGTTGGCATTATGGTCACCTCATGCATCTGCTGGAGCCCCCTGCTT ATCTTTGCTCTGATGTCCGTGAAAAGACCAGCGAGCACAAATTCAAGAAGCTACCAGACCCTGATGCACATGGGAGTGAGGCTGGCCGGGTGGAACCAGATCCTCGACCCATGGGTCTACATCCTGTTGCGTCGCACCGTGCTCCGAAAAATCTACCTCATTGTGAAGTGTCAGGCTGGAATGAGGGGATCGATGATGGGCCGCTGGGAGAAGAGCTCCTTCCCAAGCTTGGAGCAGAAGGAGGTGAGtcaggtctga